The genomic region CAATAGAGATGAGTATTTGGAAAATGCAGGGCTAGTGAGTGCTGAAGTAGAAGTTGTGAAAGCGAGATACGAGTCTCTGAAGAAAGAATCCAAGCGAATTCGTTCTAGACGGAAGGAGCTTGAGAATGAGATATCCTCAATTGACCGTGAGATGGGCGAGATACTGGGAACAAGAAAGGACCTTCTAAAGAAAATCAATACGCTTGAGGGGTCTGCTGAAACAGATGAAGAAGGAAAGAGCGTGTGCCCGACCTGTTCTAAGCCTCTCTCTGAGAACGAGAAAGAAGACATTCTGAGCGACTATCATAAGCGAATCAACGAGGGCAAGTCGAGGTACAAAGAGCTGAAAGCAAAGCGATCTAGTCTAAAATCAGAAGTTGAAGATATTGATGTAAGGTTGGAAAAAGTAACAAAGGCAATTGAAGCAGTAACCGGAATAAAGGAGAAGCAGAAGGATGTGGATGAAGCTTCAGAGGTGGTTACAAAGTTGTCCGAGGAATTAGAGCAGGCTGTTGCTGATATCGGCGTTGATGAAATTGACAAACTGCTTGATAAGCACGATGTCGAAAGTATTGTTGAATTGCAACGGAAAATCGCAGTTCTCAGCAGTAGTGTCTCATCCCTTGAGAGAAATTACAATGAGATTGAGGATAATATTTCGGAAGAACACAAACGCATATCTGAGCTTGAACAGAAAAAGTCTAAGATGAAAGATATCGGCAAAGAAATAGATCGCCTCAAAGAACTCAACACTCATGCCAAATATGTTCGGCGAAAATTGGTCAAAGGATTCGTCGCTGATTATGTGTTTCAAAAACGACTTATCGGTATTATTCGAGGTGCGACAAACCAGTATGTACGGGCATTCACTGGCGGTCAGTACACCAATGTTGACTTAGAGCCAACTGCTGCAAGAGGTAGGTCTGGACCTGGCCTTTCTCTGGTTCTATGGGATGATCGCGACAATGCTCGAAAGAACGCATCTCAACTTAGTTTTGGAGATCGGACTGCGATAAGTCTAGGTCTGAGACTAGGCATCAGTAGAACAATGAGCGGTATTCGTCCCTTGAAAGAGAGTCCTGCTATAGCTCCTCGGGTGAGATCAGTTCTGCTGGATGAACCACTTGGTGGTTTGGATGAGCAACGAAGAAGCTCTGTAGTACGGACTCTGGTCAATGATGAAAGCTTTGAGCAGATTATGTTGATAACCCATACCGATGTCCAGGAGTGGGAAGGGGTACCCACAATCGATATCACAAAAAGCGGTAAGACGAGTACCGCAACTCTCCAGATGTAGAATTCTCTCTTTTGTTACTTGAGAAAAAAGGTTAATGTAGCTGATACCAACTGTAGAGTACATGAGCTACAGAAATCGGGCCAAGAAACTCATCTTCAAATACGGCCCTCTTGTATTGATTCTACTGGTGGGGCTAGCTGTCTGGGTACGGGTGTTCACTACTGCCGTAGCTCATTACTTGGAGACGCCAATCTGGAATAGACGGGGTGTCTGGCTGGGCCCAGGTGTTGAACCAGGTGAGTTCCAATTATTCGGCTTCACTATACCGTACCAGTTTGAAGGATACACAGACTACAGTTTCTTCTACGCTCATTGGGGTCACAATATCCTGCGGGGTGTCCTCCCCTACGGCGAGGAATTCGGTCATATTGTGATTGATGGGGTGGAGAATAACAATGGACTCTACATGTTTCCGCCATATACGGCTCTATTCTACGGTCTTGGGATTCTGATTCCTGTTGATGATTGGGGGATCGGTCTACTAATCGCCGTCTGCGGCTACCTTACTGCATTTCCTGTGTACGGAATAGCCAAGGAGTTATCATCAAATAGGCGGGTTGGTGAGATTGCAGCTCTAACATACTTGCTCAATCCACTTACTCTGTATCATACCACCTATCTCTGGACCAATACTGCCCCCTTCATATTGGCTTTCTTCACGGGCTATTGTCTCCTGCTGCGGAATCACAAATCCTTGGGAACTTTCTGTCTTGTAACCGCTGCATTGTTCAAACAGACGGCGTGGTTCTTTGCCTTCCCACTTGTTATGCACCTTTTGGTTAAGCCCCGCCCGGCATCGGAGGAGAAAGGACTGGAATTACCCCCCGATGAATCTGAAGAATCTTGGTTGGAATATCTCATCAGTAGAATTGACATTCTTAGCTTTGCGAAAAACGCATTGCTAGCCTGTATTTACGCTGCTATGGTTCTATTGCCCTTCTACTTGGCTCAGCCTCAGATGATTCAATTTCTCTTGCTTGCTGCTGGTGGGTTTCCACTAGAATCATTTACTGAACCTCCAAATTATGGGCAGCCAATGCGCTTTCAGGTTCTTCCCGTCGTAGCTGGTAGACCTGGTCTTGCAATGATACTCGATGAAATCATATCAAGTGGTGCTCTTCTCTGGTTTGGTGTGGTCATATTTGCTGGTCTGATGCTGATTGAAGACAAGGAAGAGGGTCATGTGCAACAGTATCTTGGGAGAATCCTGTTCCTGATGATGCTCATGCTGTTCTGGGTGCATTTAATGGGACCTAGGGGAGTATTCAAGTACTACTTCACGTTGTTTATCCCATTCTTTTCGATTTTTTCTTCAGCATCTATGATTCAGCAATGTGACGACCAAGTCAATGTATCACTCTCCATGATGTGGTTTCCGTTCGTTGCAACTTTGCTCATTCTGATTCCCCCGCGAAATATCTACCTCATCTTTGTTCTAGCATTGTTTATTTGCTATCTATTTGCCGGTCCTATTGGAAAGCTATGGCAGATGGTCACTAAACCCTTCAAGAGACTGGTTCCGCAATCTTTTTCGGATCGAATATTATCCCGCTTTCGTGAATAGGGGATCATGAAAATGGCTACAAATTCTTCCCGAAACTTCATTCAAAAAGGTAGATTTCAGAGGGTCCTTGATGCTGTTTTCGATTTCATTTCAACTCATAGGCTGTTTATCCTAATCTTAGTCATTGCCGCCATAGTCTGGACTTGGGTCTTTAATCAGGCAATACCCTACTTCGAACAAGGTGTTAGACCATTTCGAGCAGCGTGGAACGGTGCCGGCTCAATCGATATTTTTGGTTATACGCTTCATTATGAGTTTGAAGGATGGGCCGACTATGACTACTACTATGCTACTTGGGCGAACCAGTTTCTCAAGGGCCTCATGCCGTATACTGAAAGCTTCGAGACTATTGTGGTGAGAAGTAGAGAATACGCGGTTCCTTACTTCTTTCCTCCGCTATTTCTGTACCTTTGTGTTGTGGGGGCTCTACTTCCAATTCATCCATATGGAATTGGTGCCTTGATTTCCCTGTTTGGATTCATTACTGCATTTCCGGTATATGGTATCGCCAACTACTTGGCCAATAATAGAACACGGGCCGCGCTTTCTGCCGCGGCATACTTGTTTAATCCTCTAGTGCTTTACCATACGACATTCGAGTGGCTCAATCCTGCTCCCTTTGTTTTCTTCATATTCTTGGGATTCTACTTGTTGATGAAACAGCATCGTCTTTCTGGCACTCTTGCTGTAATAACTGCCGCATTATTCAAACAAACAGCATTCTTCTTTGGACTGCCTTTGATTGCATACTTGCTGAAACGCGCCCCTGAAAGAGGGTTGGAACAACCAGAATCTGATAGTAATACTGAGGAGAATGATGAAGAGGCTGGTGATGAGCTAGATCTCTTCGGTTTTGTGAAGCTTGCACTTCTGGCAGTTGCTTATGCTTCCATCGCTTCTTTTCCGTATTTGCTTGATCCTGGCACCTATCTTGAGTATATTTTCCAGCGCGCAGGAGCTACCCTCCTTGAGGATTTATCTTCACCGCCTGCAGGAAATCAACCCATCACTTTCACTGTGCTTTTGATTGTACTAGGCGCTCCCCCTGAAATCACACAAATTGTGAATCTGATGAATTACTACTCGATAGGCCTTCTCGTAGGATTGTTGCCACTATTTGCTCTCATGCTTTTCGAGAAGAAGAATGATGATCGTCTTCGCTCCTACTGGAAGCGAATGTTCTTCCTGACGATGTTACTCATAATCTGGCTTCACTTGTGGTCTCCTCGAGGGATTTACAAGTACTATCTTATAGTTGTCATTCCCTTTCTCTGCATTTTCTCCGCATCAGATATGTGCTCAAGCAATGTTGCTATTTCGAAGTCAAGAATAATGAGCATAATCAATCCGTTGCTAATGACTATACTATTGCTGATTCCGAGCAGAAATGTCTACTTGAGCTTCCTTCTTTTGATTTTCTTGGTTTACCTGTTTCATAGACCTTTGGGCCAATTATATGGCTTTTTCAAGAATCGTCTATCTTCTTTGATACGTATTCATAGATAGTTAAGAATCCGCTTTATTCAGCTAGTTACAATAAAATTGGATTCTACTTGCTATTTGCTTCTGAAGATTCAAGCTCCCTCTGTTTCTTGTCTAATCGTTTTTCGAGTCCTTCGAGTCTTTTAGCCAGTTTCTTTGTTTGTTCTTCAAATACTTCTTTTGAGATTGCTCCGGAGGAATGCCTGTTTTCTAGATGGTCTTTCAGCTTAGTTATAGAGTCCATTTCCTTCTCGATTGATTTTATTTCGTCTTCTATAGTTTCTCTAGTGCTTGTTTCGTGGCTCTTGAATTGCTCAGTTGGTATAACCAAACCAAGCTGAGACTGTGTGGACTCCGCAAAGGACTTGAATTCCTCTCGCAGGTTCTCGATGTTTTCATTCACAGCAGAAACTCTTTCTTGTGTCTTTTCAATGGAATCCTGTAATTCAAATACAGTTGAGATGAGTCGTCTAAGTGCATTTTCGGTATCTTTTGCAATTTTCCCGTACTCACCAATTGGCTCTGATTTGGCTTTATTCATGGGCTCCTCCAGTTCTTCTCTCGCTACATCTGCCTTTAGCGGTACCTGAGCCGTCAGCCAATTGAACGCATTAACAGCGAAAGCCTTGTTCCCTTGATGCTGAATTCCCCCTCCATTTCTCCAAATCTCATAGCTGCCGATACATAATACTCTGCCTTCTCCATGTTCTGTTACTGCAGCAACTGGTTCGTTTGCCGGATCGCCTGTACCCGACGTCGTTGCAATTGGTATCGCTTCGCTTGCAGTCTGTAAACTGCACCCTGACGGATAGAGGAGTTCGTTAACATCTTTTGTGATTGGATGATCTACAACATTGTCAATTATGACCATGGTTGGTAGTCCAGCATTATTTCTGGAATCTTTGACAGCCGTGTTCTGAAAGCCTATGCCAAACTTCTGAGATAGTTTTGTCTGATTGTTCATCAGTCCTTTGTCCCCGCCCGATAACGAAAGCAGAATCAATCCACCACCATTTTCGACGAATTTTTCTAATGCGGCGATTTCTTCTCTTCTTAACTTTGAGCTATTTGGACATCCGAATACCATGACATCCGCTCGTTCTATTTCATCCGGCAGAATCATGTATTCCGTATATGGCTGAACATCGAAACCATTATCGCGCAGAAGCTTGCCGAGGTCCGAATAGGTGGAATCGAGCTTCCCGCGTTCATTTTGTGTTTCATCGAAGAAGGCAAGCTTTCTTGGACTCACTAGGCAACAACTCGCTGAGATATTTAGTTGCTTAACGTATCATGCTTGCTAATGAGACTTGTGCCGTTGTCTTTCGAATTGCTTATTTCGGTTGTTTTGAACAGGAATCATATGAATGATACTGATTGCCTATTTTGTAAGATGGTAGACGGTGAAATCCCTGCTAGCATTGTTTACGAAGATAACATATGCATGGCTTTCATGGACATATACCCCGTCGCGGAAGGTCATTGTCTGCTCATTCCGAAGAAGCATTTTGAGAATACACTGGATGCAGATCCTATGGTGATGTCTTACCTATCCGAGAAACTAATCGCACTGAATCAAAAGGTAAACCGTGTTATTGAACCAGCTGGAATTCTAAATGTGATTGCAAATGGCAGAGGGGCGGGTCAGGAAATCCCGCATTTGCATATCCACATTATTCCACGCAGACACGGTGATGAATTTGGTTTCCGGTATCCGGAAGGTTATCGTGATGAGCCAACGCCACGGGACCAACTCAACGAACTCGCTGAACAAATTGGTAACGCTTAGAGGATGTCAAGAAGATGTAGGCCTGTGGATTTGTCTTTGGCACGGAACAACTCGGAATCAAAAGCCCAGATGATAAGCTCGATAGTTGCGCCAGCTTTACAGCCCTCTGCCACATGACCGCCATAACAATTGCCTTCATGGTCGGCGGCAACCATGTGGGCATGAATGACGATTTCGTCATCGTGTCTTGCGATGTTTCCCATGCAAGAGACAACCTCTAAATCACCTTCACCAACCTCGAAGTAATTGTACTTCCTATTTTCGCGATCGAAGTAACCAAACGTAGCCTCTGAAACTGCTCCAATGAGTTTCAAAGCGCCAGCTTTGATGTTATGTTCGCGGACTACTTCCTCAATTTTCTCCAGTATGTCTTCACCAGTTTCTAGTCTGGCAACAACAATCTGATCAAGCTCTGTAGAAATCGAACCAACCATTGATTATCCCTGCTGAATAATGCAGTATACAACCAACTAATGAACCACTCGAAAACCGCGAATCCCCCTCAGCTATTAGTTGTTGGGAAGTGCTTATCAGTCTGAACCGATTTCAACATACAAGGATATTTGGGGAAACGAAGCCGATGGATGAGCAGTCAACTCTTGATGACTTCTACGAGAAAGAACCATCTGAGAGTCAGAAACCGGAGAAAGAATCAAGGAAATCGCCCAAGAAACAGAAAAAAGAACCTGTTACCGCGCTTGATGAAGAAGCTGTTGCGCTGGCAACCGAAGACAATGAATATGAATATGGCGATGACTACGAAGATGAGACCCTAATCTCAACTCTTGATATTGGTGAGCGAAAAGCCCCGGATGAATTACCCCCTTCATATCTTCTATCGATTGATTACGCAGGTGATGCTGGCAAAGCTATTTTGAAGCTATACAACCCCGAAGACGAGAAGCTGTACTTCTGGTTCGACAATACGGGTCATAAACCATATTGCTATACTGACTATACCCCCCAAGAAATCCAACGCATCGGTAGCATCGTTAACCACCATGGCTTTGTGGATGCGAAATCTGAGACCTTGCACGATTTGTTAAGAGACCAAGATTGCCAGATGACCAAGATTCTAGCAACCGATCCCCTCAGTATTGGTGGGCGTTCCGATTCGATTCGAGAATACCTGAAACGAAATGACGAGAATCATGCTTGGGAAGCTCGAATTCGCTATCACAACTCCTATACATATGATACTAAGTTCGTGCCCGGTCTTGTATACAAGATAGAAGGCGGGGATTTGATTCCGAGCCCTCCATCTCTTGATGAAACCACATTGGAGGGCTTTGAAAAGACCCTCGAAGAAGAGGCTTTGGATAGAATCTTGGACGAATATGCACCAATGTTCTTCATTGAAGTACCTGATATCCGCCGACTAGCCGTAGACATTGAAGTTTATACCCCGATTTCCAACAGAGTTCCCGATGCTTCAGCAGCAGAATACCCGGTTACAGCCATAGGTTTGTCCGATAATGAAGGCAATGAGAAGTGCTTCATACTTCGGCGGGATGTGATTCAATCGGGGGAGAAACGAGAGAACTATCCTAAGGATCTACAGCTTGTATACTTTGAAAATGAAGTTGAGATGCTCATTGAAGCATTCAAGGTAATTGATGACTATCCGGTTGTATTGACTTTTGTTGGTGATGCATTTGACCTGAATTACCTCTATCACCGTGCCAAGCGTTTTAGAATTGATATGGATAAATACTGTCCAATACACCTGGGAAGAGAAATTGCTTTGCTGGATGGAGGTATTCATGTAGATCTTTATCGATTTTTGAAGAACCCCTCAATACAGTCCTATGCCCTCTCAGGAGCTTATGATCGTAATAATCTGGAAACTATAGCTCAGGGTCTACTTGGTGTCGGCAAGCTTGAGTTATCAGACGAGATTTCGGATCTATCATATTATGAGCTTGCTCACTATTGTTGGCGAGACGCGAACATAACTCTGCGAATCACTACGTTTCAAGACGATTTGGTAATGCGGCTTATTATTCTCCTTATGCGTATTTCTAGGCTCTCGATGGAAGACCTCACCCGCTACTACATATCCACTTGGATACAATCGCTGTTTCGACAAGAGCACCGAACTCGTGAATGCATTATTCCACGAAAAGACGAAATAGAAGAAATGAAAGAGAATGTAGCCCATACTGAAGCGGTCATCAAGGACAAACGATTCAAGGGTGCCATTGTAATTGAACCTGTGGCCGGTGTTCATTTCAATGCCACAGTCCTTGACTTTGCAAGTCTATACCCCTCCATTATGAAGCGGTATAACATCAGCTATGAGACAGTTGATTGCCCACACGAGGAATGCCGAGTAGCTGATGACAACCGCGTACCAGAAACTGATCACTGGATATGCAAGAAGCGCCGAGGCATGATTAGTCAGATTATCGGTTTCTTCAGAGATACGCGTGTCAAATGGTTCAAACCCAAGAGCAGATCTGATGAAACCCCGGAAAAGCGACGCAATTGGTATACCGTGGTCGAGAAGGCTCTCAAAGTCTTTGTTAACGCAGCATACGGAGTAACGGGAGCACAGCATTTCGAGCTTTTCTGTATGCCTGCGGCTGAAAGCGTAACCGCCTATGGCCGCGACGCTATCATTCGTACCAAAGAAAAAGCCGAGTCTATGGGAGTCCAAGTTATTTACGGTGATACTGACTCGGTGTTTCTGGACAATCCATCACCTGAACAACAGCGGGAGCTCGTTCAATGGTCCAAAGAGGAACTGGGAATCGATCTTGAGGTTGAGAAGACCTACAAGTATGTAGCATTGTCTGATCGCAAGAAGAACTACATCGGCGTCTACCCTTCAGGACATGTTGATGTCAAAGGTCTTACTGGTAAGAAGCGGAATACCCCGGCGTTTGTTCAAGAAGCATTTAGGGATATGCTTGATGTTCTTAGCGAAGTTGAGAATCCCGAAGGTTTTGAAGAGGCAAAAGACGAAATCAGAGAAATCGTGAATTGTGTGATTGATCGTCTGGAAGGTAAGGCTGAAGAGTATAGCCCAGAAGAACTTGCGTTCAGAGTACAGATGACAAAGTCAATCGACGATTATGGAAAAACTACTCCCCAACACGTTCGTGCCGCCATGATGCTTAGAGATGCAGGATATGAAGTATCGTCAGGAACGATAATTGAGTATATCAAAACGAAGGATGAACAGGGAGTCATGCCTGTGCAACTAGCTAAAGACACCGCATATTGGTTGGACCAGGAGAAGTACATCGATACGCTGAGAAGTGTTTTTGAGCAGGTATTGGATTCTGTTGGTCTCGATTTTGAGGAATTACTTGGTTTTACTACGCTTGACCAGTTCTTCTGATCTATTATCTTTTCCATAATTGGTGATATGTGCAGATAAATGCGCATTTAGTCTATTCTCCCGATGGATTGTTTCTTCCGGTTGAGCTAGGAAATTCTTATAGCGTAGCGGCCAAAAGATAAAGCTGGTACCTAATATTGCATAAAGGTGGAATTGCAAATGGCTGACGACATTATCCGAGAGATGCTCATGGAGAAAGCTCTCATACTGTTCGAACCAAAGGAAATCGACACAGGAGCGAGGGAATTCATGTCCAAATATGCCTCATATATGGAGGAGGCAGCAATTACTGCGAAAGCTGCTAGTGGTCATGTGTATTATGAGAGTGACGAAGCTCCGGTAGACGATTCTATGACTGAATTCTTTGAGGAATGGATTGAGCTATCAAATGCGCTTGAAATAGATACCGTTGTTGCTATGAATTACTATGCCGACTCCAAATACGCCCAGAATCCAGAGGTTCAAACCTTGGACTCGAGTGGGAATGCTTCGCTACATCATGTCTGTCCCAACAGACGAGAAACTTGGGAATATGGTGCTGGTGTGGTGAAAGAACTAAGCGCTCTTCCTATAGATGAGATTCTTGTTCTCGGTACTGGTTATCTGAGCGAGAAATTCTGCTTCTGTGATACTTGTAGAAAGGAATTTTCATCCAAAGTTGGGATAAATCCAGAACAGCTTTCATACAAGTACCTCGCAGATCACCCGTCAGAACTTGACGCGTGGCGTGAATGGCGAAGAGAGAAATTCGTTGATGGAATCGCATCTCTGCATGAAGCTAATACTGCACCTGCACCTACTGAGGATGATGTTTCTTCACCACGGCTTTCCATCGAGGTACTGATTGATCCTAGCACAGGATTGGTTGAAGGCTCTAAGAATCATAACGGATATGATTTTTCAAGAATCAGAGATTTGACCGGGAGTATTCTTGTGAATCTGTATCCATGGTCACCTAGACTTGATTCCATTGGATCCAAAGAATACGAGAAACTTGTTGAGGCCCTGTATTTCGTTCGAGATTTTAATAGACGGGGTGGAACTGTAACCTTGTTCAGATGGGCAGTAGACGATTTACAGGAAATCCAGGCTCTGAAGACATTGGCCAACGAAGTTGGAGCAAATCGGGTAGCAGCAACCCTGGGATATCCTCCC from Candidatus Lokiarchaeota archaeon harbors:
- a CDS encoding AAA family ATPase — protein: MKLLSIELQNFKPFRNLKLPEQGGELPEGLILIQGRNSSGKSSLFEAILWGFWGPGAVNLTNEELISFTSSFCKVKLLFEVAGTEYKIDRSYDPATGMDVAIFARKGKKWKRLAHKSKSVERRLEKILNLDWGQARDTLLVRQGEVSRIANATPAKLRDLLIDIYNIGLLNDMSDHINHLESDLEARFRSLEVDYVKPSHIEDQIEATQKREERLQKSLKEKQDEISSTKNLLARLPSSRELDNIRNTIDELEHKKTDYERAVTNRDEYLENAGLVSAEVEVVKARYESLKKESKRIRSRRKELENEISSIDREMGEILGTRKDLLKKINTLEGSAETDEEGKSVCPTCSKPLSENEKEDILSDYHKRINEGKSRYKELKAKRSSLKSEVEDIDVRLEKVTKAIEAVTGIKEKQKDVDEASEVVTKLSEELEQAVADIGVDEIDKLLDKHDVESIVELQRKIAVLSSSVSSLERNYNEIEDNISEEHKRISELEQKKSKMKDIGKEIDRLKELNTHAKYVRRKLVKGFVADYVFQKRLIGIIRGATNQYVRAFTGGQYTNVDLEPTAARGRSGPGLSLVLWDDRDNARKNASQLSFGDRTAISLGLRLGISRTMSGIRPLKESPAIAPRVRSVLLDEPLGGLDEQRRSSVVRTLVNDESFEQIMLITHTDVQEWEGVPTIDITKSGKTSTATLQM
- a CDS encoding HIT domain-containing protein, giving the protein MRLVPLSFELLISVVLNRNHMNDTDCLFCKMVDGEIPASIVYEDNICMAFMDIYPVAEGHCLLIPKKHFENTLDADPMVMSYLSEKLIALNQKVNRVIEPAGILNVIANGRGAGQEIPHLHIHIIPRRHGDEFGFRYPEGYRDEPTPRDQLNELAEQIGNA
- a CDS encoding DNA-directed DNA polymerase I, with the translated sequence MDEQSTLDDFYEKEPSESQKPEKESRKSPKKQKKEPVTALDEEAVALATEDNEYEYGDDYEDETLISTLDIGERKAPDELPPSYLLSIDYAGDAGKAILKLYNPEDEKLYFWFDNTGHKPYCYTDYTPQEIQRIGSIVNHHGFVDAKSETLHDLLRDQDCQMTKILATDPLSIGGRSDSIREYLKRNDENHAWEARIRYHNSYTYDTKFVPGLVYKIEGGDLIPSPPSLDETTLEGFEKTLEEEALDRILDEYAPMFFIEVPDIRRLAVDIEVYTPISNRVPDASAAEYPVTAIGLSDNEGNEKCFILRRDVIQSGEKRENYPKDLQLVYFENEVEMLIEAFKVIDDYPVVLTFVGDAFDLNYLYHRAKRFRIDMDKYCPIHLGREIALLDGGIHVDLYRFLKNPSIQSYALSGAYDRNNLETIAQGLLGVGKLELSDEISDLSYYELAHYCWRDANITLRITTFQDDLVMRLIILLMRISRLSMEDLTRYYISTWIQSLFRQEHRTRECIIPRKDEIEEMKENVAHTEAVIKDKRFKGAIVIEPVAGVHFNATVLDFASLYPSIMKRYNISYETVDCPHEECRVADDNRVPETDHWICKKRRGMISQIIGFFRDTRVKWFKPKSRSDETPEKRRNWYTVVEKALKVFVNAAYGVTGAQHFELFCMPAAESVTAYGRDAIIRTKEKAESMGVQVIYGDTDSVFLDNPSPEQQRELVQWSKEELGIDLEVEKTYKYVALSDRKKNYIGVYPSGHVDVKGLTGKKRNTPAFVQEAFRDMLDVLSEVENPEGFEEAKDEIREIVNCVIDRLEGKAEEYSPEELAFRVQMTKSIDDYGKTTPQHVRAAMMLRDAGYEVSSGTIIEYIKTKDEQGVMPVQLAKDTAYWLDQEKYIDTLRSVFEQVLDSVGLDFEELLGFTTLDQFF
- a CDS encoding DUF296 domain-containing protein, with protein sequence MVGSISTELDQIVVARLETGEDILEKIEEVVREHNIKAGALKLIGAVSEATFGYFDRENRKYNYFEVGEGDLEVVSCMGNIARHDDEIVIHAHMVAADHEGNCYGGHVAEGCKAGATIELIIWAFDSELFRAKDKSTGLHLLDIL